The following coding sequences are from one Panicum hallii strain FIL2 chromosome 5, PHallii_v3.1, whole genome shotgun sequence window:
- the LOC112893737 gene encoding RAN GTPase-activating protein 2-like: MDSAAQDFQPRTFSIKLWPPSESTRLMLVERMTKNLSTESIFSRKYGLLGKEEAHENAKRIEQLCFASADEHFKKEPDGDGSSAVQLYAKETSKMMLEVLKKGPRITAELEAPVADAPLGPGDTVLDISGGKRAFIEADEAKELLSPLTKPGNSYKRICFSNRSFGIDAANVAGPILESVKNQLTEVDISDFVAGRPEDEALDVMRIFSKALEGSVLRYLNISDNALGEKGVRAFSELLKSQENLEELYVMNDGISEDAAKALSELIPSTEKLKVLHFHNNMTGDEGAVYVAEMVKRSPNLESFRCSATRIGSDGGVALSEALGTCTHLKKLDLRDNLFGVDAGIALSKTLPKLPDLVELYLSDLNLENKGTVAIVNALKQLAPQLEVLEMAGNEINAKAAPALAEFLTAMQSLKKLTLAENELKDAGAVIIAKSLEDGHAHLKELDVSTNMFQRAGARCFARAVANKPGFVQLNINGNFISDEGIDEVKDILKAGKNSLDVLGSLDENDPEGDPDDDDDEEDDEDAKDDDDEDGLDSKLQNVQVEQDD; the protein is encoded by the coding sequence ATGGATTCAGCAGCACAAGACTTCCAACCCAGGACATTCTCCATCAAGCTGTGGCCACCAAGTGAAAGCACACGCCTCATGCTTGTAGAGAGGATGACCAAGAACCTGTCCACTGAGTCCATATTTTCCCGCAAGTATGGACTTTTGGGCAAGGAAGAGGCTCATGAGAATGCTAAAAGGATTGAACAACTGTGCTTTGCATCTGCAGATGAGCATTTCAAGAAAGAACCTGATGGTGATGGGAGTTCTGCTGTCCAGCTGTATGCTAAAGAAACTAGCAAGATGATGTTGGAAGTTCTTAAGAAAGGCCCAAGGATCACTGCAGAATTAGAAGCACCAGTAGCTGATGCACCTCTTGGGCCTGGTGATACTGTATTAGATATATCTGGTGGCAAGCGTGCCTTTATCGAGGCAGATGAAGCAAAGGAACTGCTGAGTCCACTTACCAAACCAGGAAACTCATATAAAAGGATTTGCTTTAGCAACAGGAGCTTTGGTATTGATGCTGCTAATGTTGCTGGACCTATTCTCGAGTCAGTTAAGAATCAGCTTACAGAGGTAGATATATCCGATTTTGTTGCAGGAAGGCCAGAGGACGAAGCTCTTGATGTGATGCGCATATTCTCCAAAGCACTAGAGGGCTCTGTACTGAGATATCTAAACATATCCGACAACGCACTAGGTGAGAAGGGTGTCAGGGCATTCAGTGAGCTCCTGAAGTCACAGGAAAATCTGGAGGAACTCTATGTCATGAACGATGGCATATCAGAAGATGCTGCAAAAGCTCTTTCTGAGCTTATTCCTTCAACTGAGAAGCTTAAGGTTCTTCACTTCCACAACAACATGACTGGAGATGAAGGTGCTGTGTATGTTGCTGAAATGGTTAAGCGGTCTCCAAATCTGGAGAGTTTCAGGTGCTCAGCAACAAGGATAGGATCTGATGGTGGTGTTGCGTTGTCCGAGGCATTGGGGACATGTACACATCTGAAGAAACTGGATCTTAGGGATAACTTGTTCGGTGTTGATGCAGGGATTGCTCTCAGCAAAACCCTTCCAAAGCTTCCTGATCTCGTTGAGCTTTACCTCAGTGACCTCAATCTTGAGAATAAGGGTACAGTAGCAATTGTCAATGCCCTCAAACAGTTAGCACCTCAGTTGGAAGTCCTTGAAATGGCTGGAAACGAAATAAATGCCAAAGCAGCCCCAGCTTTAGCAGAATTCCTAACAGCCATGCAGTCACTCAAGAAGCTGACCTTGGCTGAGAATGAACTCAAGGATGCCGGTGCTGTGATTATTGCAAAATCTTTGGAAGATGGCCATGCACATCTGAAGGAACTTGATGTAAGCACAAACATGTTTCAGAGGGCTGGAGCACGCTGCTTTGCACGGGCAGTTGCAAATAAACCTGGTTTTGTGCAACTGAACATCAATGGTAATTTCATCTCCGATGAAGGGATTGATGAGGTGAAAGATATTTTGAAGGCTGGTAAGAATTCGCTGGATGTTCTGGGCTCACTAGATGAGAACGATCCTGAGGGGGATcctgatgacgatgatgatgaggaggaTGATGAAGATGCCAAGGATGATGACGATGAGGACGGGCTGGATTCGAAGCTGCAGAACGTACAGGTGGAGCAGGATGATTAA